The following coding sequences are from one Zonotrichia albicollis isolate bZonAlb1 chromosome 13, bZonAlb1.hap1, whole genome shotgun sequence window:
- the LOC141730796 gene encoding fatty acyl-CoA hydrolase precursor, medium chain-like codes for MAAARDAALLAWILCLGAAALVAAEQPEAETKYGRVRGYQFHVDTAERTVNVFLGLPFAKPPVGSLRFSEPQPPEPWEGVRDATSYPPMCLQDQVQGQNFSDLITNRKEKVALQVSEDCLYLNVYTPVSSGEKQKLPVLVWIHGGGLVFGAASSYDGSVFAAFDNVVVVTIQYRLGIAGYFSTGDEHARGNWGYLDQVAALRWVQENIMHFGGDPGSVTIFGESAGGISVSALVLSPLAKGLFHKAISESGTAALGLFTDQPKEDAQKIAAVSGCEKSSSAAMVECLRGKTEEEILQITQKMDMTALQICNDSSPEKCKQDFFLISACVDGVFFPKSPMELLSEKSINAVPYIIGVNNCEFGWGIPMMMKYPPFVDGLDKGVARQILQSNLALFIKGLTSEVVDTVYKEYMGDAESPAQVRDGLLDALGDVYFVISSVQVARSHRDAGNPVFFYEFQHRPSSVEGLVPEFVKADHGAEIAFVFGKPFLAGGATKEENELSRTVMRYWTNFAKNGNPNGEGLVHWPQYDLEEKYLGIDLEQKAAEKLKEHRVQFWAQLMKESQSGKRKHTDL; via the exons AACAACCAGAAGCAGAGACCAAATACGGGAGAGTCCGAGGGTACCAATTCCACGTGGACACAGCTGAGAGGACTGTAAATGTCTTTTTGGGACTTCCTTTTGCTAAGCCTCCCGTTGGATCACTGAGGTTTTCTGAACCACAGCCACCTGAGCCATGGGAAGGTGTCAGAGATGCCACTTCCTACCCACCAAT GTGTCTACAGGACCAAGTACAAGGACAGAATTTTTCAGACTTGATTACcaacagaaaagagaaagttgCTCTGCAAGTGTCTGAGGATTGCTTGTACCTAAATGTCTACACACCTGTTTCGTCAGGAGAAAAGCAGAAGCTGCCT GTCCTAGTATGGATCCATGGTGGCGGATTAGTTTTTGGAGCAGCTTCATCATATGATGGCTCTGTATTTGCAGCATTTGACAACGTGGTGGTTGTAACAATTCAGTACAGACTCGGTATTGCTGGATATTTTAG cactggTGATGAGCATGCCCGGGGTAACTGGGGATATTTAGACCAAGTGGCGGCTCTTCGCTGGGTTCAGGAAAATATCATGCATTTTGGAGGAGATCCAGGATCTGTCACTATCTTTGGAGAATCTGCAGGAGGAATCAGTGTTTCTGCTCTT GTCTTATCTCCCCTGGCCAAGGGCTTGTTCCACAAGGCCATTTCAGAGAGTggcactgcagccctgggcctgTTCACTGACCAGCCTAAGGAGGATGCACAG AAAATTGCTGCTGTCTCTGGCTGTGAAAAATCCAGTTCAGCTGCAATGGTTGAATGCTTGAGAGGAAAAACTGAAGAAGAAATACTACAGATAACGCAGAAAATG GACATGACAGCACTGCAGATCTGCAATGACTCCTCGCCTGAAAAGTGCAAACAG gatttctTTTTAATCAGTGCATGTGTAGATGGTGTATTTTTTCCAAAGAGTCCCATGGAATTACTCTCTGAAAAATCAATCAATGCTGTCCCATACATCATAGGAGTAAATAACTGTGAATTTGGATGGGGAATTCCTATG ATGATGAAATATCCGCCTTTTGTGGATGGTCTGGATAAAGGTGTTGCACGTCAGATTTTACAGAGCAATTTAGCACTATTCATTAAG GGCCTTACATCTGAAGTTGTTGACACAGTGTACAAGGAGTACATGGGGGATGCAGAAAGCCCTGCCCAGGTCAGAGATGGCCTCCTGGATGCATTGGGAGATGTCTACTTTGTCATCTCATCTGTGCAAGTGGCCAGATCCCACAGAG ATGCTGGCAACCCAGTCTTCTTTTATGAATTCCAACATCGGCCGAGTTCCGTGGAAGGTTTGGTACCAGAGTTTGTAAAAGCAGATCATGGAGCTGAGATTGCCTTTGTCTTTGGAAAGCCATTCTTAGCTG GAGGTGctacaaaagaagaaaatgaacttAGCAGAACTGTGATGAGATACTGGACCAACTTTGCTAAAAATGG AAATCCCAACGGGGAGGGCTTGGTCCATTGGCCTCAGTATGACCTGGAGGAAAAATATCTGGGAATAGACCTGGAGCAAAAGGCAGCAGAGAAACTGAAAGAACACAGAGTGCAGTTTTGGGCACAGCTCATGAAAGAAAGTCAGAGTGGAAAGAGAAAACACACAGATTTATAA